In Chloroflexota bacterium, the genomic window TTTTCTTTGTCTCTGGGGAGGGACTCGAACTAACGGCCGAAGGAGGCAGCGATGCGCAGCGAGTTCATCCTCGCCTTGCAGCAGCTTGCCGACGAGAAGGGCATCCAGGTCGATGCCGTCCTTGACTCCCTCCGCACGGCTGTAGCGTCCGCCTATCTCGACTCCAACACCGAGTACGACGACATCGACGTCGAGATCTCGCCGGATACGGGCGAGGCCACCATTTACGCCAACAAGACCGTGGTGGACGAGGTGACCGATCCGCTGCGCGAGATTTCGCTCGCGGACGCGCGCGCCTACGACGACACGGTGCCCCTGGGCGAAATCTTCCAGATCGACGTGACGCCGCCAAATTTCGGACGCATCGCCACCCAACGCGCACGACAGGCCATGCAGCAGGCGCTGCGCGACGCGGAGCAGATGGAGGTCTACACCCAGTTCATCGAGCACCAGGGCGAGATCCTCGTCGGGCGGGTGACGCGGGTGGAGTCGCGCGGAGTGTTCGTGGAGCTGGGCCGCGCCGAGGCCGTCATGCCCGTGGCCGAGCAGATTCCCGGCGAGTTCTACCGCGTGGGCCAGCGACTGCGCGTGCTGTTGCTCGAGGTGGCGGAAGGCGGCCGCGGGACGCAGCTGCGGGTCTCGCGCGGGCACGCCGACTTCGTGCGCCGGTTGTTCGAGCGCGAGGTGCCGGAGATTCAGAACGGCCTGGTGGAGATCACCGGCATCGCCCGCGACGCCGGCGTGCGCTCGAAGGTTGCCGTGCGCTCACTGCAGGACGGGCTGGATCCGGTTGGCGCCTGCGTGGGCATGCGCGGCACGCGGATTCAGAACATTCTTCGCGAGCTGGGGCAGGAAAAAGCCGAGATCATCGAGTGGGCGTCCGATCCCAGCGCCTTCGTGGCCAACTCGCTGAGCCCGGCGCGGGTGCAGACGGTGCACATCAGCCACGCGGAACGCACGGCGGACGTCTTCGTGCATCCGGACATGGTCTCGCTGGCGATCGGCCGCGAAGGGCAGAACTCGCGGCTG contains:
- the nusA gene encoding transcription termination factor NusA, whose translation is MRSEFILALQQLADEKGIQVDAVLDSLRTAVASAYLDSNTEYDDIDVEISPDTGEATIYANKTVVDEVTDPLREISLADARAYDDTVPLGEIFQIDVTPPNFGRIATQRARQAMQQALRDAEQMEVYTQFIEHQGEILVGRVTRVESRGVFVELGRAEAVMPVAEQIPGEFYRVGQRLRVLLLEVAEGGRGTQLRVSRGHADFVRRLFEREVPEIQNGLVEITGIARDAGVRSKVAVRSLQDGLDPVGACVGMRGTRIQNILRELGQEKAEIIEWASDPSAFVANSLSPARVQTVHISHAERTADVFVHPDMVSLAIGREGQNSRLAARLTGFRINIRDASAPAEARGVAAPDEDEADADTSRDNGSSGAADEAGEMDVDTAGATAERPAAGSAET